A window of Thermosynechococcus sp. NK55a contains these coding sequences:
- a CDS encoding chemotaxis protein CheW, giving the protein MTMLGRGPWFNSGEGQGDRPQGAPYLRLVVQAQLSALLAMAEIQQVLVLPPQQLTAIPNMPALVMGLLNFRNRIVWVLDLAHLLNLEPLEADTSLVTIALLQTPKGYLGLALQEVRGIVRLPQEAIQSPVGTVSAALVPYLKGCCHLAGEVVFILDGAAIAEGTLKAIAERSCSSVLAVDVG; this is encoded by the coding sequence ATGACGATGCTAGGGAGAGGGCCTTGGTTCAACAGTGGTGAGGGGCAGGGCGATCGCCCCCAAGGAGCGCCCTACCTGCGTTTGGTGGTACAGGCGCAATTGAGCGCACTGCTGGCGATGGCTGAAATTCAGCAGGTGTTGGTGCTCCCACCGCAGCAACTCACGGCAATTCCCAATATGCCGGCCCTGGTAATGGGATTACTCAACTTTCGTAACCGCATTGTGTGGGTGCTGGATTTGGCCCACTTGCTCAACCTAGAGCCCCTAGAGGCAGATACATCTCTGGTGACGATTGCGCTGCTGCAAACTCCTAAGGGATACCTGGGCTTGGCGCTACAGGAAGTACGGGGAATCGTCCGACTTCCCCAGGAAGCGATTCAGTCTCCTGTGGGTACGGTGAGTGCGGCGCTGGTTCCTTACCTCAAAGGCTGCTGTCATCTAGCGGGAGAGGTAGTGTTTATCCTCGATGGGGCGGCAATTGCCGAGGGTACACTGAAGGCGATCGCGGAAAGGTCCTGCTCAAGTGTTCTTGCTGTTGATGTTGGATAG
- a CDS encoding methyl-accepting chemotaxis protein has translation MTTAKPPIDIPPLPPSVLNYQLPPLEEQKAATNGKSLGNPLPPTPPRRKFWGLRPKLITSAVALATVPMIGVGLAANEVARQQLMRQVLGVQQQESMASSLSFDQYLRERQGDASTLAFLLTSRYGSEIQRRDRRPLQAILDQLIKAYPDYDSAAIIANDGQGTVIAQSTAGNRLANNVLQNQEYFKLAIQTRKAVLTVEPTLSLPERPLGMFAAAPLINPQNQQIMAVVRLRVPRSGVHRVLNIYEQKNQDFYLVEPRGTIFASSILGVQGKPLAAVFPKLAQARNNSPAGSLTEQRRPDGKAQLLAYTSVTQPFASLILGRNQEQALRPLQNLSWTLLSGVVVTTILTAAIAIYLSNRGVQPLLRATKAVTKIGEGDLQTRLPVEGEDELATLSSTINQMAEQLEKFLRESQLATQRAEQLRDSVLRLTQHSDRQEILNCLVNDGRHLLACDRVIFYEFDENYVGKVVAESVGAGWPQALEQVIDDPCFRQNWVEAYTKGRIQATTDILNAGLTECHLKQLAPLKVRANLVIPLVVSQKLVGLLIAHQCSGPRQWQESEIDAVVQLTNQAGLVLERSRFLEEITAAQKEAQRLAQEQQQRTERIQRQLINLLTEVEAASQGDLTVRADITADEIGTVADIFNSLIESLRDVVMEVKATTEKVNTALLADEAAMTGLAEESLRQAKKVKRMLEAVEAMSISIESVANSANEAAAVARKASERAVTSGETMDATVDSILHLRETVAETAKKVKRLGEASQQISKVISLINQIALQTNLLAINASIEAARAGEEGRGFAVVAEEVGELAARSAAATREIEQIVESIQQETQEVVSAMETGTAEVVEGTRLVEAAKKNLNEIVQVSQHIDELVQSISQATVSQARTANTVNTLMRDFAKVSEEISATSKQISESLQSTVDRAQELQNSVNIFKVTAQG, from the coding sequence ATGACAACCGCCAAACCCCCTATTGACATTCCCCCTTTACCACCCTCAGTTTTGAACTACCAACTGCCTCCCCTAGAGGAGCAGAAAGCAGCCACTAACGGTAAATCCCTTGGGAACCCCCTGCCGCCGACACCGCCACGTCGCAAATTTTGGGGGCTACGTCCAAAACTGATTACCAGTGCCGTTGCCCTAGCAACGGTGCCCATGATTGGGGTGGGTTTAGCCGCAAATGAGGTGGCCCGTCAACAGTTAATGCGTCAGGTGTTGGGGGTCCAGCAACAGGAAAGTATGGCTTCATCCCTCTCTTTTGATCAATATCTTCGCGAGCGACAGGGGGACGCAAGCACCTTGGCCTTTCTTTTGACTAGTCGCTACGGCAGTGAAATTCAGCGCCGCGATCGCCGCCCACTGCAAGCCATCCTAGATCAACTGATCAAGGCCTACCCAGACTACGACAGTGCAGCAATCATTGCCAACGACGGTCAAGGAACTGTGATTGCCCAATCCACTGCTGGTAACCGTCTGGCTAACAATGTTCTCCAAAATCAGGAGTACTTTAAGCTCGCCATCCAAACGCGCAAAGCGGTTCTAACGGTTGAGCCAACGCTATCACTGCCGGAGCGCCCCTTAGGGATGTTTGCCGCAGCGCCGCTGATCAATCCGCAAAATCAGCAAATAATGGCCGTGGTGCGATTGCGAGTCCCCCGAAGCGGTGTTCACAGGGTGCTCAATATCTATGAGCAGAAAAACCAGGACTTTTATCTTGTAGAGCCGCGGGGAACAATCTTTGCTTCCTCCATCTTAGGGGTGCAAGGCAAACCCTTGGCCGCCGTCTTTCCCAAACTGGCGCAGGCGCGGAACAATAGCCCAGCCGGTAGTCTAACAGAACAACGCCGCCCCGATGGGAAAGCTCAACTTCTTGCCTACACTAGTGTTACGCAACCGTTTGCCTCCCTTATCCTGGGTCGGAACCAAGAGCAGGCCCTCAGGCCCCTGCAAAACTTGAGCTGGACACTGTTGTCTGGGGTGGTGGTCACAACAATTTTAACGGCAGCGATCGCGATTTATCTGAGCAATCGGGGAGTGCAGCCGCTGCTGCGAGCTACCAAGGCGGTGACAAAAATTGGCGAAGGGGATCTCCAAACCCGCCTACCAGTGGAGGGGGAAGATGAATTGGCCACCCTCAGCTCCACAATTAACCAAATGGCAGAACAATTAGAAAAGTTCCTCCGCGAGTCTCAACTCGCTACTCAGCGTGCTGAGCAATTGCGCGATAGTGTATTGCGTTTAACCCAACACAGCGATCGCCAGGAGATTCTCAATTGCCTCGTCAATGATGGTCGCCACCTGTTGGCGTGCGATCGCGTGATCTTCTATGAATTTGATGAGAACTATGTGGGCAAAGTTGTTGCTGAATCAGTGGGCGCAGGCTGGCCCCAAGCCCTCGAACAGGTCATTGATGATCCCTGTTTCCGGCAAAATTGGGTAGAAGCTTACACCAAGGGGCGGATACAAGCCACAACCGACATTCTCAATGCCGGTTTAACAGAGTGTCATCTCAAACAACTTGCTCCCCTCAAGGTGCGAGCCAACCTAGTGATTCCCTTAGTCGTCAGCCAAAAACTGGTGGGACTATTAATTGCCCACCAGTGCAGCGGGCCACGCCAATGGCAAGAGTCTGAAATTGATGCCGTCGTCCAGTTAACCAACCAAGCAGGATTGGTACTGGAGCGCAGCCGCTTCCTTGAGGAGATCACCGCTGCCCAAAAAGAAGCACAGCGCCTTGCTCAGGAGCAACAGCAGCGCACTGAGCGCATCCAAAGGCAGTTGATTAACCTACTCACCGAAGTGGAGGCTGCTTCCCAGGGAGATTTAACGGTACGGGCAGACATCACTGCTGATGAAATTGGGACCGTTGCCGATATTTTCAACTCCCTCATTGAAAGTCTGCGGGATGTGGTCATGGAAGTGAAAGCCACCACAGAGAAAGTGAACACAGCCCTTTTGGCCGATGAGGCGGCCATGACAGGATTGGCCGAAGAATCACTGCGCCAAGCCAAGAAGGTGAAGCGGATGCTAGAAGCGGTGGAGGCAATGTCGATCTCCATTGAATCTGTGGCCAACAGCGCCAACGAGGCGGCAGCAGTGGCGCGCAAAGCCTCAGAGCGAGCAGTCACCAGTGGTGAAACGATGGATGCCACCGTTGACAGTATCCTTCACCTGCGGGAAACCGTTGCAGAAACTGCCAAAAAGGTGAAGCGGTTGGGGGAAGCTTCGCAGCAGATTTCTAAAGTGATCTCCCTCATTAACCAGATTGCCCTGCAAACTAACCTCTTGGCCATTAATGCCAGCATTGAAGCCGCCCGCGCGGGGGAAGAGGGCCGTGGCTTTGCTGTGGTGGCAGAAGAAGTGGGGGAATTGGCGGCGCGATCGGCGGCAGCGACTCGCGAAATTGAGCAAATCGTAGAGAGCATTCAGCAGGAAACCCAGGAAGTGGTCAGTGCGATGGAAACAGGGACAGCCGAGGTGGTCGAAGGCACCCGCCTTGTGGAAGCTGCCAAGAAAAACCTCAACGAAATTGTCCAGGTATCGCAGCACATTGACGAGCTGGTGCAGTCCATTTCCCAAGCCACCGTCTCCCAAGCCCGCACAGCCAATACAGTCAATACCCTGATGCGCGATTTTGCCAAGGTCTCGGAGGAGATCTCCGCCACCTCCAAACAGATTTCTGAGTCTCTCCAAAGTACTGTGGATCGGGCTCAGGAGCTACAAAATTCTGTCAACATCTTTAAGGTGACTGCTCAGGGATAA
- a CDS encoding PleD family two-component system response regulator — protein MTTVLVVEDVSSEMALITSFLQESGYRVIAASDAKEALEKIAQYKPDVVVTDVVMPGMSGFELCRSLKKNPETEKLPIVVCTSKNQELDRLWAMKQGADAYVTKPFSREDLVRALKSVMV, from the coding sequence ATGACGACGGTCTTGGTAGTAGAAGATGTTTCTTCGGAAATGGCACTGATTACCTCGTTTCTTCAGGAATCTGGCTATAGGGTGATTGCAGCCAGCGATGCCAAGGAGGCACTGGAGAAAATAGCTCAATATAAGCCCGATGTGGTAGTTACGGATGTGGTGATGCCAGGGATGAGCGGGTTTGAACTCTGTCGCAGTCTCAAGAAAAACCCTGAAACGGAAAAGCTTCCCATTGTTGTCTGTACGTCCAAAAACCAAGAGCTAGACCGTCTTTGGGCAATGAAGCAGGGGGCTGATGCCTATGTGACAAAGCCCTTTAGTCGTGAGGATCTGGTGCGGGCGCTGAAGTCGGTGATGGTATGA
- a CDS encoding response regulator — translation MKRFLADDAFEVIALNDSVKALMEVMRLNPDLILLDVGMPNIDGYKFCKVIRNHERLKSVPVIMVTGNTGLIDRAKARLVGATDYMTKPFTQAELLKMVFQYLT, via the coding sequence ATGAAGCGGTTTTTAGCCGATGATGCCTTTGAGGTAATTGCCCTCAATGACTCCGTAAAAGCCCTGATGGAGGTGATGCGCCTTAATCCCGATCTCATTCTTTTGGATGTGGGAATGCCCAATATTGACGGTTATAAGTTTTGTAAAGTCATCCGCAACCATGAACGCCTTAAATCAGTACCGGTAATTATGGTTACAGGTAACACAGGACTCATTGACCGCGCAAAAGCCCGTCTTGTGGGGGCAACGGATTACATGACTAAGCCCTTTACCCAGGCAGAACTCTTGAAAATGGTGTTTCAATACTTGACCTAG